One window of the Natrinema sp. CBA1119 genome contains the following:
- a CDS encoding pyridoxal phosphate-dependent aminotransferase, with the protein MTFELSDRVQTVPPSGIRRFFEIAEERDEVISLGVGEPDFAAPWAARDAAITSLEQGKTSYTANRGKRELRDAIADYVADRFELGYDPDEEIIVTAGASEAVDLAFRAFVNPGDTVAIAQPSYISYEPGVIFAGGEVLPVPTREEDDFRLTVEGLERAGAADADMLVLCYPNNPTGAIMPAEDLEPIADFARENDLTVLSDEIYAELTYDGEHTSIASFEGMRERTIVFNGFSKAHAMTGLRLGYALGPADAIGAMNKIHQYTMLSAPTTAQYAAIEALDSCANDVREMVDQYDRRRQFVLSRFREIGMDVFEAKGAFYCFPEVPEGFTAEEFAEAVLREQGVAVVPGDVFGGSGEGHLRVSYATGLEDLRRALNRIEAFVDEHA; encoded by the coding sequence ATGACGTTCGAACTGTCAGACCGGGTGCAGACGGTCCCGCCATCGGGCATTCGGCGCTTCTTCGAGATCGCTGAGGAACGCGACGAGGTCATCTCACTTGGTGTCGGCGAACCCGACTTCGCGGCGCCGTGGGCGGCCCGTGACGCCGCGATCACGTCTCTCGAGCAGGGAAAGACCTCCTATACGGCCAACCGCGGCAAGCGCGAACTCCGCGACGCGATCGCGGACTACGTCGCCGACCGCTTCGAGCTGGGGTACGATCCCGACGAAGAGATCATCGTCACCGCCGGCGCGAGCGAGGCGGTTGATCTTGCCTTCCGGGCGTTCGTCAATCCCGGCGACACGGTCGCGATCGCCCAGCCGTCGTACATTTCGTATGAACCCGGCGTCATCTTCGCCGGCGGCGAGGTGCTTCCCGTCCCGACGAGGGAGGAAGACGATTTCCGGCTAACGGTCGAGGGCCTCGAGCGAGCCGGCGCGGCCGACGCGGACATGCTGGTCCTCTGTTACCCGAACAACCCGACGGGCGCGATCATGCCCGCCGAGGACCTCGAGCCGATCGCCGACTTCGCCCGCGAAAACGATCTGACGGTCCTCTCCGACGAGATTTACGCCGAGTTGACCTACGACGGCGAGCACACCTCGATCGCGAGTTTCGAGGGAATGCGCGAGCGAACCATCGTCTTCAACGGCTTCTCGAAAGCCCACGCGATGACCGGGCTCCGATTGGGGTACGCGCTCGGTCCGGCCGACGCCATCGGCGCGATGAACAAGATCCACCAGTACACGATGCTCTCGGCCCCGACGACGGCCCAATACGCCGCGATCGAGGCCCTGGACTCCTGTGCGAACGACGTCAGGGAGATGGTCGACCAGTACGACCGCCGGCGGCAGTTCGTCCTCTCGCGCTTTCGCGAGATCGGGATGGACGTCTTCGAGGCCAAGGGGGCGTTCTACTGCTTCCCCGAGGTTCCCGAGGGGTTCACCGCGGAGGAGTTCGCCGAGGCCGTCCTGCGCGAACAGGGCGTCGCCGTCGTCCCCGGCGATGTCTTCGGCGGGAGCGGTGAGGGCCACCTTCGGGTCTCCTACGCGACCGGGCTCGAGGATCTCCGACGGGCACTCAACCGGATCGAAGCGTTCGTCGACGAACACGCCTGA
- a CDS encoding iron ABC transporter permease — protein sequence MSGRKSRVATGEPAMSRRNETRFGWLLDPKLATVVLSSLAIVFVGGLIQVSYGAYSMTHMEAWLALFNPNVVFNPQAWDAFLLGEAMPEMSTESLIVWNIRLPRVFVAVLVGMNLAVSGAIFQAVTRNELASPFILGVSSGAGLMILLTLVVFGSLTAFLPLIAAFGGAGAFLIVYVIAWKNGTSPVRLVLAGVIVGTVFGSLQTALFFFADDIGVVQSAIAWTTGSLTGTDWEQVRLVLPWTIVVVLLSIAGSRQMNVLLLGEQTAKSLGMSIEKVRFALSGVAVLAAAASIAVAGIVGFVGLIVPHMVRNLVGSDSKKLVIGCLFVGPALMVAADVGARLALSPTQIPVGIVTGLIGGPYFLYLMRKQESMGEI from the coding sequence ATGAGCGGGAGGAAGTCACGCGTCGCGACGGGAGAGCCCGCGATGTCGCGACGAAACGAGACGCGGTTCGGGTGGCTCCTCGATCCGAAACTCGCCACAGTGGTACTCAGCAGCCTTGCCATCGTGTTCGTCGGCGGACTGATACAGGTGAGCTACGGTGCGTACTCGATGACGCACATGGAGGCGTGGCTCGCACTCTTCAACCCGAACGTGGTGTTCAATCCGCAGGCCTGGGACGCGTTCTTGCTCGGCGAGGCGATGCCCGAGATGAGCACCGAAAGCCTCATCGTTTGGAACATCCGCCTCCCGCGGGTGTTCGTCGCGGTCCTCGTCGGGATGAACCTCGCCGTCTCGGGAGCCATCTTTCAGGCGGTGACCCGGAACGAACTCGCGAGCCCGTTCATCCTCGGCGTCTCCTCCGGGGCGGGGCTCATGATCTTGCTGACCCTCGTCGTGTTCGGGAGTTTGACGGCGTTCCTTCCGCTGATCGCGGCCTTCGGTGGGGCCGGTGCGTTTCTCATCGTCTACGTCATTGCCTGGAAGAACGGCACCTCGCCGGTCCGACTGGTGCTCGCCGGCGTGATCGTCGGAACGGTCTTCGGCTCGTTGCAGACGGCGCTCTTTTTCTTCGCGGACGATATCGGCGTCGTCCAGTCGGCCATCGCCTGGACCACTGGGTCGCTTACCGGGACCGACTGGGAACAAGTCCGACTCGTGCTCCCGTGGACAATAGTGGTTGTTCTCCTCTCTATCGCCGGCTCGCGACAGATGAACGTCCTCTTGCTGGGCGAGCAGACGGCGAAGTCGTTGGGGATGTCGATCGAGAAAGTGCGGTTCGCTCTCTCGGGGGTCGCGGTCCTCGCGGCGGCGGCGAGCATCGCCGTCGCCGGCATCGTCGGATTCGTCGGCCTCATCGTCCCGCACATGGTTCGAAACCTGGTCGGGAGCGACTCGAAGAAACTGGTCATCGGCTGCCTGTTCGTCGGTCCGGCGTTGATGGTCGCCGCCGACGTGGGCGCGCGACTCGCGTTGAGTCCCACGCAAATTCCCGTCGGCATCGTCACCGGACTCATCGGCGGCCCGTACTTCCTTTATCTGATGCGAAAGCAAGAGAGCATGGGTGAGATCTGA
- the sdhC gene encoding succinate dehydrogenase, cytochrome b556 subunit — MSQSYNRGLIEDFGRWKEFSAGMWAWIFHKFTGWVLIGYLFTHIAVLSTSIGGAQGETTMVDGEAVNVYTATLQGLEGLFLVRLLEIGLLAVAVFHILNGLRLLMVDLGVGLEAQDKSFYASLVLTGAITVASVPTFLAGVSI; from the coding sequence ATGAGTCAGTCTTACAATCGCGGTCTCATCGAGGACTTCGGTCGCTGGAAGGAGTTCTCGGCCGGCATGTGGGCGTGGATCTTCCACAAGTTCACCGGATGGGTGCTAATCGGCTACCTGTTCACTCACATCGCCGTGCTGAGTACCTCTATCGGTGGCGCACAGGGCGAAACGACGATGGTCGACGGAGAAGCGGTTAACGTGTATACCGCGACGCTACAGGGGCTCGAGGGCCTGTTTCTCGTCCGTCTGCTCGAGATCGGCCTGCTCGCGGTGGCCGTCTTCCACATCCTGAACGGCCTCCGCCTGCTGATGGTCGATCTCGGCGTCGGGCTCGAGGCACAGGACAAGAGTTTCTACGCCTCGCTGGTGCTGACGGGTGCGATCACCGTCGCCAGCGTCCCCACGTTCCTCGCGGGGGTGTCGATCTAA
- a CDS encoding succinate dehydrogenase has protein sequence MAERYSSFTPGGTGWFLQRVTAAFLVVVLAFHFFLLHFVNHAYEVTFLGTEARMQNIGYFLTMVLFLITAAFHGVNGVYNALVNQGLEGTQKKVVLAVLVIAGVALVAQGIYVALAMRGMI, from the coding sequence ATGGCGGAGCGCTACTCTTCCTTTACGCCCGGCGGCACCGGCTGGTTCCTCCAGCGCGTCACCGCCGCGTTCCTCGTCGTCGTTCTCGCCTTCCACTTCTTCCTCCTGCACTTCGTCAACCACGCGTACGAGGTAACCTTCTTGGGTACCGAAGCCCGAATGCAAAACATCGGTTACTTCCTCACGATGGTGCTGTTCCTGATCACCGCCGCGTTCCACGGCGTCAACGGCGTCTACAACGCGCTAGTCAATCAGGGCCTCGAGGGGACCCAGAAGAAGGTCGTGCTGGCGGTGCTGGTCATCGCCGGCGTCGCGCTCGTCGCGCAGGGAATCTACGTCGCACTCGCAATGAGAGGGATGATCTAA
- a CDS encoding succinate dehydrogenase/fumarate reductase iron-sulfur subunit, whose amino-acid sequence MSTQQAEPESQEAPEDPEMKGTQSPQERRLDDKDDGMVDEHAEKEAELQGETVLIKVFRYDPEVEGKQEPRFDDFHVPFEKGMTVLDAVMYARDEYDSSLTFRHSCRQAVCGSDAFFVNGRQRLGCKTQISDLEQPVRIEPLPHQEVVKDLVVDMDHFYDQMHTVEPYFQDEDTPATDDLEEQRQSPENREKIKMSSRCIWCGACMSSCNIAAGDNEYLGPAAINKAYKFAMDDREGEEIKEHRLRILEQEHGVWRCQTQFSCTEVCPKDIPLTEHIQELKREAVKKNLKFW is encoded by the coding sequence ATGAGCACGCAACAGGCCGAACCCGAGAGCCAGGAAGCACCGGAAGACCCGGAGATGAAAGGCACGCAGTCGCCCCAGGAGCGGCGACTCGACGACAAAGACGACGGGATGGTCGACGAACACGCCGAAAAGGAGGCCGAACTTCAGGGGGAGACGGTCCTCATCAAGGTGTTCCGCTACGACCCCGAAGTCGAGGGGAAACAGGAACCCCGATTCGACGACTTCCACGTCCCCTTCGAGAAGGGGATGACCGTCCTCGACGCGGTCATGTACGCCCGCGACGAGTACGATTCGTCGCTGACGTTCCGACACTCCTGTCGGCAGGCCGTCTGTGGCTCCGATGCCTTCTTCGTCAACGGGAGGCAGCGACTGGGCTGTAAGACCCAGATCTCCGACCTCGAGCAGCCGGTTCGCATCGAGCCCCTGCCCCACCAGGAGGTCGTCAAGGACCTGGTCGTCGACATGGACCACTTCTACGACCAGATGCACACGGTCGAGCCGTACTTTCAGGACGAGGACACACCCGCGACCGACGACCTCGAAGAGCAGCGCCAGAGCCCCGAAAACCGCGAGAAGATCAAGATGTCCTCGCGGTGTATCTGGTGTGGTGCGTGCATGTCCTCCTGTAACATCGCGGCCGGCGACAACGAGTATCTGGGCCCCGCGGCGATCAACAAGGCCTACAAGTTCGCGATGGACGACCGCGAGGGCGAGGAGATCAAAGAGCACCGACTCCGCATTCTCGAGCAGGAACACGGCGTCTGGCGGTGCCAGACCCAGTTCTCCTGTACCGAGGTGTGTCCGAAAGACATCCCGCTCACCGAGCACATTCAGGAGCTCAAGCGGGAGGCAGTCAAGAAGAACCTGAAATTCTGGTAA
- a CDS encoding GNAT family N-acetyltransferase gives MEIREATDSDAAAIRSIAHDSLNSTYTAFLEEETIDEAIDQWYGDSLDDELDDDRSLFLIIERDGEIAGFSQSELVGQQANTGHLLWLHIHPDHRGDATGVRLLVRTREALLEEGADGIQCFVLADNEGGNEFYRSHGFEQAGQREVEIGDETFTENVYVEANLEGDDEWGAIDEVTTDGETVYVSYGEAARGTRAPFYTTYKSEDRHDRYAWFCGNCDSIDNAMDAMGRIECNNCGNRRKATRWDASYL, from the coding sequence ATGGAAATTCGTGAAGCAACTGACTCGGACGCTGCAGCGATTCGCTCGATCGCACACGACTCGCTCAACTCCACGTACACGGCATTTCTCGAGGAAGAGACCATCGACGAGGCGATCGACCAGTGGTACGGCGACTCGCTCGACGACGAGCTCGACGACGACCGCTCGCTCTTTCTGATCATCGAGCGTGACGGCGAGATCGCTGGCTTCTCACAGAGCGAACTGGTCGGTCAGCAGGCGAACACCGGCCACTTGCTCTGGTTGCACATTCATCCCGACCACCGCGGTGACGCGACGGGCGTTCGATTGCTGGTCCGCACTCGCGAAGCGTTACTCGAGGAAGGAGCGGACGGAATTCAGTGCTTCGTTCTCGCGGACAACGAAGGTGGTAACGAGTTCTACCGATCTCATGGCTTCGAGCAGGCCGGCCAGCGCGAGGTCGAGATCGGCGACGAAACCTTCACGGAAAACGTCTACGTCGAGGCGAACCTCGAGGGCGACGACGAGTGGGGGGCGATCGACGAGGTCACCACCGACGGCGAGACGGTCTACGTGAGCTACGGGGAGGCCGCTCGCGGAACGAGGGCGCCGTTCTACACGACCTACAAGAGCGAGGATCGACACGACCGCTACGCCTGGTTTTGCGGGAACTGCGACTCGATCGACAACGCGATGGACGCGATGGGTCGGATCGAGTGCAACAACTGTGGCAACCGGCGCAAGGCGACCCGGTGGGACGCGTCGTACCTCTAG
- a CDS encoding FAD-binding protein, protein MYEHDVIVVGAGGAGLRAAIAAHEAGADVAMVSKLHPVRSHTGAAEGGINAALQEGDDWELHAYDTMKGSDYLADAPAVEALAQNSPEETINLEHWGMPFSREDDGRVSQRPFGGLSYPRTTYAGAETGHHLLHTMYEQVVKRGIQVYDEWYVMDLATTDEPDPNDRECHGVVAYDVQSGTIEGFKANGGVVLATGGPGQAFDHTTNAVSCTGDGHAMAYRAGAPLEDMEFIQFHPTSLPSTGVLISEGVRGEGGILYNSEGERFMFEHGYANNSGELASRDVVARAELTEVNEGRGVDDEYVHLDMRHLGEERIMDRLENILHLAEDFEGVDGLVEPMPVKPGQHYAMGGIEVDENGESCVNGLYAAGECACVSVHGGNRLGGNALPELIVFGKRAGRHAAGDDLGEPEIRTGYGDDVEDETDTELPVAPGEAGLDTSGSVAADGGVTADAEGILERTVETARERVDHLMEKDDGVQHAEIRAKLQKAMTDYVNVFRTEEGVKKALKLIRECRQEYQDVYVDDPSRTFNTDLQQTIETRNLIDVAETIALGALVRNEFRGAHWRQENQIRDDENWLKHTLISWDDGEPSIFYRPVILEGENKTYEPKERSY, encoded by the coding sequence ATGTACGAACACGACGTTATCGTGGTCGGCGCAGGCGGCGCTGGCCTCCGAGCCGCGATCGCAGCACACGAAGCGGGAGCCGACGTGGCAATGGTCTCGAAGCTCCACCCCGTCCGCAGCCACACCGGCGCGGCGGAGGGCGGAATCAACGCCGCGCTCCAGGAGGGCGACGACTGGGAACTCCACGCCTACGACACGATGAAGGGGTCGGACTACCTGGCCGACGCCCCGGCGGTCGAGGCCCTCGCGCAGAACTCTCCCGAAGAGACGATCAATTTAGAGCACTGGGGAATGCCGTTCTCCCGCGAGGACGACGGCCGGGTCTCCCAGCGACCGTTCGGCGGGCTCTCGTATCCGCGGACCACCTACGCCGGTGCCGAGACGGGACATCACCTGCTGCACACGATGTACGAGCAGGTCGTCAAGCGAGGCATTCAGGTCTACGACGAGTGGTACGTGATGGACCTCGCGACGACGGACGAACCGGATCCGAACGACCGTGAGTGCCACGGCGTCGTCGCTTACGACGTCCAATCCGGCACGATCGAGGGCTTCAAGGCCAACGGCGGGGTCGTCCTCGCGACCGGCGGTCCCGGGCAGGCGTTCGATCACACCACCAACGCCGTCTCCTGTACCGGCGACGGCCACGCGATGGCGTATCGCGCCGGCGCACCGCTCGAGGACATGGAGTTCATCCAGTTTCACCCGACCTCGCTGCCCTCGACCGGCGTGCTCATCAGCGAGGGTGTCCGCGGCGAAGGTGGCATCCTCTACAACAGCGAAGGCGAGCGGTTCATGTTCGAGCACGGCTACGCGAACAACTCCGGCGAGCTCGCCTCGCGGGACGTCGTCGCCCGCGCCGAACTGACCGAGGTCAACGAGGGCCGCGGCGTCGACGATGAGTACGTCCACCTCGATATGCGCCACCTCGGCGAGGAACGGATTATGGACCGCCTCGAGAACATCCTCCACCTCGCGGAGGACTTCGAGGGCGTCGACGGCCTCGTCGAGCCGATGCCGGTCAAGCCCGGCCAGCACTACGCGATGGGCGGCATCGAAGTCGACGAGAACGGGGAGAGCTGCGTCAACGGCCTCTACGCCGCCGGCGAGTGCGCCTGCGTCTCCGTCCACGGCGGCAACCGCCTCGGCGGCAACGCCCTGCCGGAACTGATCGTCTTCGGCAAGCGCGCCGGTCGCCACGCAGCCGGTGATGATCTCGGCGAGCCCGAGATCCGGACCGGCTACGGCGACGATGTGGAGGACGAAACCGACACCGAACTCCCGGTCGCCCCCGGCGAAGCGGGACTCGATACGAGCGGAAGCGTCGCCGCAGACGGGGGCGTCACCGCCGACGCCGAGGGCATCCTCGAGCGGACCGTCGAAACGGCCCGCGAACGCGTCGACCACCTGATGGAGAAAGACGACGGCGTCCAGCACGCCGAGATCCGCGCGAAGCTCCAGAAAGCGATGACGGACTACGTCAACGTCTTCCGCACCGAAGAGGGGGTCAAGAAGGCGCTGAAGCTCATCCGCGAGTGCCGGCAGGAGTACCAGGACGTCTACGTGGACGACCCGTCGCGGACGTTCAACACCGACCTCCAGCAGACCATCGAGACGCGAAACCTGATCGACGTCGCCGAGACGATCGCGCTCGGCGCGCTCGTTCGCAACGAATTCCGCGGCGCTCACTGGCGACAGGAGAATCAGATCCGCGACGACGAGAACTGGCTCAAACACACGCTCATCTCGTGGGACGATGGCGAACCCTCGATCTTCTACCGACCGGTCATCCTCGAGGGCGAGAACAAGACCTACGAGCCCAAAGAGCGTAGTTACTGA
- a CDS encoding XapX domain-containing protein, giving the protein MSTQLTVLALLTGLLTGAVFRFFNIPIPAPPELPGIMGIVGIYLGYKVIEYADVGIDLLETLGL; this is encoded by the coding sequence ATGTCGACGCAACTCACCGTCCTCGCGCTGCTGACCGGACTGTTGACCGGGGCAGTGTTTCGATTCTTTAATATCCCGATCCCTGCCCCACCGGAACTCCCCGGTATCATGGGTATCGTCGGAATCTACCTCGGATACAAAGTTATCGAATACGCCGATGTCGGCATCGACCTTCTCGAGACGCTGGGGTTGTAG
- a CDS encoding ABC transporter substrate-binding protein has product MEGEETMREVPTRRDALKYGGALATGATLAGCSDLVGQEGDAGTETTGTESYSVSMEPMGTVSFDQVPERWAAYDGGYADMAVALGQADGLTGVGGADRYYTYVYDELPGVTVDRDVIERYPEVRTKEEFYALESDVHLYDPQMLINWFDWNEGDVEEIASTVAPFVGNLIFRRSDEWHDYRYYTLYEAFEKMAEVFQQRERYEAFSELHTEFIASIQERLPPSDDRPEVFLTFEGTEEPETFSPYRLDDAGTSKKQWRDLGINDALAGTDVDNLSTTNRGELDYENLLEIDPDVILVRGHERKSAAEFRDTVLDYMQSHPVGSELTAVQNGRVYRGGYLNQGPVHNFFLTERAAKQLFPDEFGDVTGDDQLFDRQEVADIINGEFDR; this is encoded by the coding sequence ATGGAAGGGGAAGAGACGATGCGCGAAGTACCGACACGCAGAGACGCGCTGAAGTACGGTGGAGCGCTTGCAACCGGCGCTACCCTCGCTGGCTGTTCGGATCTGGTCGGACAGGAGGGGGACGCGGGAACCGAGACGACCGGGACCGAATCGTACTCGGTGTCGATGGAGCCGATGGGGACGGTCTCGTTCGACCAGGTCCCCGAGCGATGGGCCGCGTACGACGGCGGCTACGCCGATATGGCCGTCGCACTGGGACAGGCCGACGGGTTGACTGGCGTTGGCGGCGCGGATCGCTACTACACCTATGTTTACGACGAACTGCCCGGTGTGACGGTCGATCGAGACGTCATCGAGCGGTATCCGGAGGTCCGAACCAAAGAGGAGTTCTACGCGCTCGAGAGCGATGTTCACCTGTACGACCCCCAGATGCTCATCAACTGGTTCGACTGGAACGAGGGGGACGTTGAGGAAATCGCGTCGACGGTCGCGCCGTTCGTCGGAAACCTGATCTTCCGACGATCCGACGAGTGGCACGACTATCGCTACTACACGCTGTACGAGGCCTTCGAAAAAATGGCCGAGGTGTTCCAGCAGCGGGAACGCTACGAGGCGTTCAGCGAACTCCACACCGAGTTCATCGCGTCGATACAGGAGCGACTCCCGCCGAGCGATGACCGACCGGAAGTCTTCCTCACGTTCGAGGGGACGGAAGAACCGGAGACGTTCTCGCCGTATCGACTCGACGACGCGGGGACGAGCAAGAAACAGTGGCGTGACCTCGGCATCAACGACGCGCTGGCGGGGACGGACGTCGACAACCTCAGTACCACGAACCGCGGCGAACTCGACTACGAGAACCTCCTCGAGATCGACCCCGACGTGATTCTCGTCCGTGGCCACGAGCGCAAATCCGCCGCGGAATTCCGTGACACCGTTCTCGACTACATGCAAAGCCATCCCGTCGGGAGCGAGCTCACCGCAGTCCAGAACGGGCGAGTGTATCGCGGCGGCTACCTCAATCAGGGACCCGTTCACAACTTCTTCCTGACCGAGCGAGCGGCGAAGCAGCTGTTCCCCGATGAGTTCGGGGACGTGACCGGCGACGACCAACTATTCGATCGGCAGGAAGTCGCGGACATCATCAACGGGGAGTTCGACCGATGA
- a CDS encoding HEAT repeat domain-containing protein: MDDSRQPPSIDQLEARFEAEPRERLVTWAERLAERETKARKTTLRTLRQFAEQQPASLEPVLTTLSLFLTDEERSSRLTTAKLFVAVAEAEPDAVESVVSPLAARLADDDEFYYVRARSAEVLGYVARDHPEAVASPEVVADLRIGLSFDEPEVREKLAKALEYVALGDQERLRHHVSELASHLTNSNELVRYHLCTALVAVGCAYPDALSESTAPLCDRLDDESPYVRGRAVEALGLLARSDSDVAIPDVRSAADDDAAAFLVDRVRYATDEDDGPGDTTLEKIGTIPGLRDRTDEIVDEITAPDGDECPYCGLSLPEPGPPICPQCGGPR, from the coding sequence ATGGACGATTCGAGACAGCCGCCGTCGATCGATCAACTCGAGGCGCGCTTCGAGGCGGAACCGCGAGAGCGGCTCGTGACCTGGGCCGAACGGCTCGCGGAGCGCGAGACGAAAGCGCGGAAGACGACGCTTCGCACCCTCCGGCAGTTCGCCGAACAACAACCGGCTTCGCTCGAGCCCGTCCTGACGACGCTGTCGCTTTTTCTCACTGACGAGGAGCGCTCGAGTCGGCTGACGACCGCGAAGCTGTTCGTCGCCGTCGCCGAGGCCGAACCGGACGCGGTCGAGTCGGTCGTCTCGCCCCTCGCTGCCCGGTTGGCCGACGACGACGAGTTCTACTACGTGCGCGCTCGTTCGGCGGAGGTGCTCGGCTACGTCGCGCGGGATCACCCGGAGGCGGTCGCTTCACCCGAGGTCGTGGCCGACCTGCGAATCGGACTGTCGTTCGACGAGCCCGAGGTGAGAGAGAAGCTGGCGAAAGCGCTCGAGTACGTGGCGCTGGGCGACCAGGAGCGACTCCGACATCACGTGTCGGAGCTGGCCAGCCATCTCACCAATTCGAACGAACTCGTTCGCTATCACCTCTGTACCGCGCTGGTCGCGGTCGGCTGTGCGTATCCGGACGCGTTGTCCGAGAGCACCGCCCCACTGTGCGACCGGTTGGACGACGAGAGTCCCTACGTCCGGGGACGGGCGGTCGAGGCGCTGGGCCTGCTGGCTCGGTCAGATTCGGACGTGGCGATACCCGACGTGCGTTCGGCCGCGGACGACGATGCCGCGGCGTTCCTCGTCGATCGAGTCCGCTATGCGACCGATGAGGACGACGGGCCGGGAGATACCACTCTCGAGAAAATCGGGACGATACCGGGGCTCCGTGACCGAACCGACGAAATCGTCGATGAGATCACCGCTCCCGACGGCGACGAGTGTCCCTACTGCGGGCTCTCGCTTCCCGAACCGGGGCCGCCGATCTGTCCGCAGTGCGGTGGCCCCCGCTGA
- a CDS encoding Lrp/AsnC family transcriptional regulator, translating into MSEREVLELLRENARYSTADIARMTDLEENEVEAAIEELEAAGLVRGYQAVVDWDKLEDERVRAEVELNVTLDRETGYDDIAERLARFPEVKALRLISGDYDFDMEVEGDSIREVSQFISEKVAPVPEITQTVTHYVMTSYKENGIELGDGEGDDRLSFSP; encoded by the coding sequence ATGAGCGAACGCGAGGTGCTCGAGTTGCTTCGTGAGAACGCGCGCTACTCCACGGCGGATATCGCGCGAATGACCGACCTCGAGGAGAACGAGGTCGAGGCAGCCATCGAGGAGCTCGAGGCAGCGGGCCTCGTCCGGGGCTACCAGGCGGTCGTCGACTGGGACAAACTGGAAGACGAGCGGGTCCGCGCGGAAGTCGAGTTGAACGTCACGCTCGACCGCGAGACGGGATACGACGACATTGCGGAGCGCCTCGCACGATTCCCCGAGGTCAAAGCCCTGCGGCTGATCAGCGGCGACTACGACTTCGATATGGAAGTCGAGGGCGACTCGATCCGCGAGGTCTCGCAGTTCATCAGCGAAAAGGTCGCCCCGGTCCCCGAGATAACCCAGACAGTCACCCACTACGTGATGACATCCTACAAGGAGAACGGGATCGAACTCGGCGACGGAGAGGGCGACGACCGCCTCTCCTTTTCACCCTGA
- a CDS encoding succinylglutamate desuccinylase/aspartoacylase family protein, with the protein MSDDATTSEPPDQADESETMAEAFTYNGGRVDPGESANIRYGISETYLGDPVRIPVTVINGEHPGPTVFLSAAAHGDELNGIEVVREVAHDWDHSVLHGTLVCLPVMNVPGFLAQERYLPIYDRDLNRSFPGREGSTSARRMAHQIYTNFIEPCDLGVDFHTSTRGRTNMLHVRANMERSDVGRLAMAFSSNVIIAGEGPSGTLRREATEADIPTITVEMGEAHRFQRRLIDRALTGVASVLAEFGLHRESSVHWPGWRTIIDDDNEKTWLRADAGGIVDMKRGRGALVEEGEVICTITNPFKEEEDIVTVEAPFTGLIVGVLENPVVYPGNPLCHLVGLSPDTLTALERERTTESSRSDL; encoded by the coding sequence ATGAGCGACGACGCAACAACGAGCGAGCCACCCGACCAAGCGGACGAATCCGAGACGATGGCCGAGGCCTTTACCTACAACGGCGGCCGGGTCGATCCCGGTGAATCGGCGAACATTCGCTATGGCATCAGCGAGACGTATCTCGGCGATCCCGTCAGGATCCCCGTCACGGTGATCAACGGCGAACATCCCGGGCCGACGGTCTTTCTCTCGGCGGCGGCCCACGGGGACGAACTCAACGGGATCGAGGTCGTTCGCGAGGTCGCCCACGACTGGGACCACTCCGTGCTCCACGGGACGCTGGTCTGCCTGCCGGTGATGAACGTTCCCGGCTTCCTCGCACAGGAGCGGTATCTGCCGATCTACGACCGGGACCTGAACCGATCGTTTCCCGGGCGCGAGGGGTCGACGAGTGCCAGACGGATGGCCCACCAGATCTACACGAACTTTATCGAACCGTGTGACCTCGGCGTCGACTTCCATACGTCTACGCGGGGGCGGACGAACATGCTTCACGTCCGGGCGAACATGGAGCGCTCCGACGTCGGCAGACTCGCTATGGCGTTCAGTTCGAACGTCATCATCGCCGGCGAGGGACCGTCGGGGACGCTGCGCCGCGAAGCGACCGAAGCCGATATCCCGACGATCACCGTCGAAATGGGCGAGGCCCACCGATTCCAGCGGCGGCTGATCGACCGCGCGCTCACCGGCGTCGCGAGCGTCCTCGCCGAGTTCGGCCTGCATCGGGAGTCCTCCGTTCACTGGCCCGGCTGGCGAACGATCATCGACGACGATAACGAGAAAACCTGGCTCCGCGCGGACGCCGGCGGTATCGTCGACATGAAACGCGGTCGGGGCGCGCTCGTCGAGGAAGGCGAAGTGATCTGTACGATCACGAACCCGTTCAAAGAGGAAGAAGACATCGTCACGGTCGAGGCCCCCTTCACCGGCCTCATCGTCGGCGTCCTCGAGAACCCGGTCGTCTACCCGGGGAACCCGCTCTGTCACCTGGTCGGCCTCTCGCCGGACACGCTCACGGCCCTCGAGCGCGAGCGGACGACGGAGAGTTCGCGCTCGGATCTCTGA